Part of the Pedobacter roseus genome is shown below.
CAAATTGTAAGCAGATTATTTATTTAACGGGCATAGCCAACGATGAACATTTATCCAAACATTTAGGATCGAGGTTGGCAGTTGAAGAAGAACTCAAATCATCAGGAAAAGCCTGCACCATTTTAAGGGCTGCCATTATTATTGGTTCAGGAAGTGCCTCATTCGAAATTATACGCGATTTAACCGAAAAAATTCCTTTCATGATCACGCCAAAATGGGTGGAAACACGCTGTCAGCCAATTGGCATACGCGATGTTTTAGCTTATCTGATCGGTGTATTGCACAATGATAAAGCTTATGATCAAACTTTCGATATTGGCGGACCTGATATATTGACCTATAGAGAAATGCTTCTGGGTTATGCCAAAGAACGCGGATTGAAAAGATGGATTGTAACTGTTCCCGTTTTAACGCCAAGGTTATCTTCACTTTGGCTAAACATGATTACACCCGTGCCTTATTCGCTCGCGAGAAGTTTGGTGGATAGCATGAAAAATGAAGTGATATGTAAGGATAACCGGATTCAGGAAGTGGTGCCACGCGATTGTTTAAGTTACGCTGAATCATTACATCTCGCCTTCGAAAAGATCGACCAGAATTCTATTGTATCGAGCTGGAAAGATGCTTTGAACCGCGGTTATCTTCATTCAAATTTTATGGACCAGATAAAAGTACCGCAAAATGGTACGCTTCAATATAAAGTTAAAATGCCTTTTGAACGTAAAGCTGAGGAAGTATTTGACAATATCTGGAGCATTGGTGGAAATAGGGGTTGGTATTTTATGGATTGGCTTTGGCATTTACGTGGCTTTTTAGACAAAATGTTCGGTGGGGTAGGAACACGCAGGGGGAGAACCAGTAATACTGATCTGCAGGCAGGTGATGTACTGGATTTTTGGCGGGTTTTGCTTGCAGATAAAAAAGCTAAAAGACTGTTGTTGTATGCAGAAATGAAAGTGCCTGGTGAGGCCTGGCTGGAACTAAAATTGGTAGAATTTCATGGAAAAGCTTTTTTATCACAGATTGCCACTTTCAGGCCAAAAGGTTTATGGGGTAGGGTATATTGGTACGCCATGTGGCCCTTTCATATTGTGCTTTTTAAAGGTATGGCTAAAGAGATTACGACTTATCAACCCAATAATTAAATCTATTTAGCTATTTTTGCCAAATAGATTAAAAAAATGGCCGACCAAGAAAATGATTATTCCTTCTGGACAAAATACAAGAGATTTGCGTCTACAGAAATCTTAATGTATCTCATTATGATTATCGGAATCGGTTTGGGGATTATTTTTTTAAGCTAAGGGCAAGTTTTAAATAATCAGCTGAATTTACATCGTTAATAAATTTCGAAAAGTCAGCATATTTTTCCGCAGGAAACGTTCCATCGTTTAAAATAAACTTTCTATAGTAGGTTAATTTTTTGCCTCCTACAGATGTTTTACAAACATATTGCCCAAAATCACTTTTAAAAGTTTTATCCTGTCCTATAATTAATGTGGTATCTACATTATCAGGTAGGGTATATACAATCGTATCTTCATCTGTATAACCACGGTTAATGTATACAGGCAAAATTCTGTTTTTAATTTCGGGGATTGATTTTTTGATGTTAAAGACATTGAGCTGTAAAAACATTTTGTTGCCATTAACAGGCGCGTAGTTACGGATATTAAGGGTAATTTCTTCCGTTAATTTAGGCGCTATATCTTTTTTCTGTGCAAAGGCTACCGCGTCAAAATCTATATTATCGATATTGTAGGTTTCTTTAAGCAATTTATGTTGTTCGGTGATGGATTTACCAATCAATTCTTCCTGATTTTCGTATTGTGAACCTTCATAAACCGTATTCATTTTCCCGGTAATGTTTCCATCGGCCTCGATAATGAGGTTTGCTTTGCGGATCTGCAGGTTTTCTGCAGTGGTTAATTTTGGGGTATGCAACAATTTCCCTCCTTCAGGCGTACAGGCCAGTACCAGCCGGTCGTCGGTAAAATCGCTTAAAAAGCCAAATGGAATTTTCTGACTGGTGCACTCCAGCCAGGTGGTATCGCCTTTTAAAGGCATGCAAAGAATAATGTGGTTACCCTGCACCATACTTGCATATTTCGGATCCATGCTCTTTTTTTCTGAACCAGCCTCTACCACACAGTAATGTGATTCTATATCGGCTGCACTTAACAGGCTTTGCATGTAGTTAACCAACGCTTTACAATCGCCATAACCCAGGCGGTCTACCTCGCTGGCAGCAATGGGCTGAAAACCACCAATACCAATCTGCACACTGATGTACCTGGTTTTGTCCTGCAGGTACTGGTAAATTTTGCGTGCTTTATCTTTGTCGGTTTTTTCGTTTTTAACCAAATCTTTCACCATTTGAACGGTTGCAGGTGACAATGTTTTACGCTCTTTTAATAAATCGTCATAAATCCATTTGCCTAATTCTTGCCAGTTTGTGTAATTTCCTTTGTGGTTATAATAGTAAAAATCCAGAGGGGCAATCTGGATGCTGGTGGCATAAGTTTCATGAGCAGGGCTATAAGGTTCAGTTCTAACCGCCAGTATATTATTTACTTTCCAGATGGTTTTTTTCTGTTTTTCATCGGTGATTACTTCTGGTGTACCGTTATAATTTTGGGTTTTTACCCTTGTCTGATCAGTAGGTTTACAGATGAAAGTATAACTGCTTTTTTCCACTGAAACATCGTCGGCCGGTTTAGGTGTCCAATCGGGGATAATGAGGTTCTGTTTATTCCTGATTTCGTAATTGTAAACCACCGTATAAGGATATTCGTTAACTGATGGAAGGTAATGTTTCACACGGCTATCCACAAAAAGGGAGAAACCGTCAGCTGCACTCACATCTGCAAAATTGCTTTGATTAAACTTAGTGACCGGAAGGCCAACGCTGTTGTACACTTCGCCCTTAATTCCTTTAATTGATATATTTTTATCATAGTAGATCACCAAACGGGCTTCATCTTCACCATTTTGGTTAAACACGGTGATGGCCTTTTTAACGCTCAGCATTACATTATCAGGCGCTCGCATATCGATTACGGTTTCCTGGTTACGGATACAGGCATTGGCTCGGTTACGCAGGCTCGATGGTATTAAATCAACATCGTAATTATCCTGGGCAAAGCCAATAAAAGAGATGAAAAGTAAAGATATCGCCGTGAAAAAAAATTTCATCTAATTTGATTTTTTTAGTAAAA
Proteins encoded:
- a CDS encoding SDR family oxidoreductase; translated protein: MKILLTGANGYIGTRLLPLLLEEKHEIICMVRDKRRFISESELSDQVKIITGDLLEAETLNEIPEDIDAAYYLVHSMSSSQTGFSDMEKASSENFSEAVKKTNCKQIIYLTGIANDEHLSKHLGSRLAVEEELKSSGKACTILRAAIIIGSGSASFEIIRDLTEKIPFMITPKWVETRCQPIGIRDVLAYLIGVLHNDKAYDQTFDIGGPDILTYREMLLGYAKERGLKRWIVTVPVLTPRLSSLWLNMITPVPYSLARSLVDSMKNEVICKDNRIQEVVPRDCLSYAESLHLAFEKIDQNSIVSSWKDALNRGYLHSNFMDQIKVPQNGTLQYKVKMPFERKAEEVFDNIWSIGGNRGWYFMDWLWHLRGFLDKMFGGVGTRRGRTSNTDLQAGDVLDFWRVLLADKKAKRLLLYAEMKVPGEAWLELKLVEFHGKAFLSQIATFRPKGLWGRVYWYAMWPFHIVLFKGMAKEITTYQPNN
- a CDS encoding DUF3857 domain-containing transglutaminase family protein, with translation MKFFFTAISLLFISFIGFAQDNYDVDLIPSSLRNRANACIRNQETVIDMRAPDNVMLSVKKAITVFNQNGEDEARLVIYYDKNISIKGIKGEVYNSVGLPVTKFNQSNFADVSAADGFSLFVDSRVKHYLPSVNEYPYTVVYNYEIRNKQNLIIPDWTPKPADDVSVEKSSYTFICKPTDQTRVKTQNYNGTPEVITDEKQKKTIWKVNNILAVRTEPYSPAHETYATSIQIAPLDFYYYNHKGNYTNWQELGKWIYDDLLKERKTLSPATVQMVKDLVKNEKTDKDKARKIYQYLQDKTRYISVQIGIGGFQPIAASEVDRLGYGDCKALVNYMQSLLSAADIESHYCVVEAGSEKKSMDPKYASMVQGNHIILCMPLKGDTTWLECTSQKIPFGFLSDFTDDRLVLACTPEGGKLLHTPKLTTAENLQIRKANLIIEADGNITGKMNTVYEGSQYENQEELIGKSITEQHKLLKETYNIDNIDFDAVAFAQKKDIAPKLTEEITLNIRNYAPVNGNKMFLQLNVFNIKKSIPEIKNRILPVYINRGYTDEDTIVYTLPDNVDTTLIIGQDKTFKSDFGQYVCKTSVGGKKLTYYRKFILNDGTFPAEKYADFSKFINDVNSADYLKLALSLKK